One Tolypothrix bouteillei VB521301 DNA window includes the following coding sequences:
- a CDS encoding ferredoxin--nitrite reductase: MTDKVSTSTASLNKFEKFKAEKDGLAVKAEIEKFASLGWEAMDETDRDHRLKWMGVFFRPVTPGKFMMRLRMPNGIITTDQMRVLAEVIQRYGDDGSADITTRQNIQLRGIRIEDLPDIFEKFHAVGLTSIQSGMDNVRNITGDPVAGLDAEELFDTRELVQQIQDMVTNKGEGNPEFTNLPRKFNIAITGGRDNSVHAEINDLAFVPAFWEEKGSGDKGEGEQQTAQSPTSGSQSRQFGFNILVGGFFSAKRCEAAIPLNAWVPPEDVVAVCRAVLEVFRDNGSRANRLKSRLMWLIDEWGIEKFRNEVESKLGKPLLGAAAKDEIDWEKRDHIGVYKQKQPGLNYVGLHVPVGRLYAEDLFEMARLAEVYGSGEIRLTVEENFIIPDVSDSRLETLLTEPLLEKFSVNPAPLTRALVSCTGAQFCNFALIETKNRALAMIKELEKELEVTHPVRIHWTGCPNSCGQPQVADIGLMGTKARKNGKAVEGVDIYMGGKVGKDAHLGSCVAKGIPCEDLLPVLRELIIEHFDARLREAVTV; this comes from the coding sequence ATGACTGACAAAGTATCTACCTCCACAGCCAGCTTAAATAAGTTTGAAAAATTCAAAGCTGAAAAAGACGGACTTGCTGTTAAGGCAGAAATAGAGAAATTTGCATCTCTAGGTTGGGAAGCAATGGATGAAACCGACCGCGACCACAGACTTAAGTGGATGGGCGTATTTTTTCGCCCTGTCACTCCTGGGAAGTTTATGATGCGGTTGCGAATGCCTAACGGTATTATCACCACCGACCAAATGCGTGTCTTAGCGGAAGTCATACAGCGTTACGGCGACGACGGTAGCGCAGATATTACAACCAGACAGAATATTCAACTGCGGGGTATTCGTATTGAAGACCTTCCAGACATATTCGAGAAATTCCATGCAGTCGGCTTAACCAGCATACAGTCAGGGATGGACAACGTTCGCAATATCACTGGCGATCCCGTTGCAGGGCTAGATGCAGAGGAATTGTTCGATACACGAGAGTTGGTGCAACAAATTCAAGATATGGTCACCAACAAGGGCGAAGGAAACCCTGAATTTACCAACCTTCCACGCAAGTTTAATATTGCCATTACGGGTGGACGTGATAACTCAGTTCACGCTGAAATCAACGATTTGGCTTTTGTCCCCGCTTTCTGGGAAGAGAAGGGAAGTGGGGATAAGGGAGAAGGAGAGCAACAGACCGCTCAGTCTCCAACTTCCGGTTCCCAATCCCGACAATTTGGCTTTAACATCCTCGTTGGCGGCTTTTTCTCTGCCAAACGTTGTGAAGCAGCAATTCCGCTAAATGCTTGGGTTCCGCCTGAGGATGTTGTCGCTGTTTGTAGAGCCGTTTTGGAAGTTTTTCGTGATAATGGCTCGCGTGCAAATCGTCTGAAATCCCGCTTGATGTGGTTAATTGATGAGTGGGGTATAGAAAAATTCCGTAATGAAGTTGAAAGTAAGTTAGGCAAACCATTGCTTGGTGCAGCAGCAAAAGATGAAATTGACTGGGAAAAACGCGACCACATTGGAGTCTACAAGCAGAAACAACCGGGATTAAATTATGTAGGCTTGCACGTTCCTGTGGGTCGATTATATGCCGAAGATCTGTTTGAAATGGCCCGTTTGGCAGAAGTTTATGGCAGTGGGGAAATTCGCCTGACTGTGGAAGAGAACTTCATTATCCCAGACGTTTCTGATTCGCGGTTGGAAACTCTACTAACGGAGCCCCTTCTAGAGAAGTTTAGTGTTAACCCAGCTCCTCTAACAAGAGCATTGGTCTCTTGCACCGGCGCACAGTTTTGTAACTTTGCTCTCATCGAAACTAAAAATCGTGCATTAGCCATGATTAAAGAACTCGAAAAGGAGTTAGAAGTGACTCATCCGGTGCGAATTCATTGGACAGGTTGTCCTAACTCCTGCGGACAGCCTCAAGTGGCAGATATTGGTTTGATGGGAACCAAAGCTCGTAAAAATGGTAAAGCAGTGGAAGGTGTTGACATATATATGGGTGGCAAAGTTGGCAAAGATGCTCACCTGGGCTCGTGTGTAGCCAAAGGAATTCCCTGCGAAGACTTGTTACCAGTTTTACGCGAACTCATTATCGAACACTTTGACGCACGCTTGCGAGAAGCAGTAACGGTCTAA
- a CDS encoding molybdopterin oxidoreductase family protein produces MTEFTKTLCPYCGVGCGLEVSPPAQLGKATHRDSQGNPTWRVRGDKAHPSSQGMVCVKGATIAESLDKNRLHYPMVRDSLDQKFRRATWDEAFDIIVKRIQTVRYTQGPEAICMYGSGQFQTEDYYIAQKLLKGCLGSNNFDANSRLCMSSAVAGYIQSFGSDGPPCCYEDLELTDCAFLIGTNTAECHPIIFNRLEKYRKKNRKVKMIVVDPRRTPTAEAADLHLAIRPGTDIDLLNGIAHLLMRWGYIDPGFIEDCTSNFPLYAEVIRHYSPEIVAHQCGISVEDLETAARYWGDSQRVLSLWSMGVNQSSEGTAKVRTIINLHLMTGQIGKPGAGPFSLTGQPNAMGGREAGGLAHLLPGYRLVKNPQHRAEVEELWGLPSGRISPTPGLTAWDMITGLENGVVGLLWIAATNPAVSMPDLERTKAALLRSPFTVYQDAYYPTETAAYAHVLLPAAQWSEKTGVMTNSERRVTLCPAFRQPPGEAKADWEIFAEVGRRLGYVKEFAFANSSEVYSEFVKLTRNRPCDMTAISHERLRAQGPLQWPCTSTNPTPSKRLYTDLRFPTPDGRARFAAYHSRGLAEPPDPNYPFVLTTGRLYGHWHTQTRTGRIEKTRQMHPEPFIEIHPRDAATLNVDDNQCVEVRSRRGKAKFPVKVTRAIAPGTVFVPMHWGALWADNAEANALTHPESCPDSLQPELKACAVQIVPVTVDLTVANYQLQPSRQSANF; encoded by the coding sequence ATGACTGAATTTACCAAAACTCTTTGTCCTTATTGTGGTGTTGGCTGTGGATTGGAAGTATCACCCCCAGCACAACTTGGGAAAGCAACTCACAGAGATAGTCAGGGAAATCCTACTTGGCGAGTGCGAGGAGATAAAGCACACCCATCAAGCCAGGGAATGGTTTGTGTCAAAGGTGCCACTATAGCAGAATCTTTGGATAAGAATAGACTCCACTATCCCATGGTACGAGACTCTTTAGATCAAAAGTTTCGTCGTGCTACTTGGGATGAAGCTTTTGATATCATCGTTAAACGCATTCAAACAGTACGCTACACTCAAGGACCGGAAGCTATTTGCATGTATGGTTCCGGTCAGTTTCAAACTGAGGACTACTACATCGCCCAGAAACTTTTGAAAGGATGTTTGGGAAGCAATAATTTTGATGCTAACTCTCGCTTGTGTATGTCGAGTGCAGTAGCTGGCTACATTCAAAGCTTTGGTTCGGATGGTCCTCCCTGTTGTTATGAAGATTTAGAATTAACTGACTGTGCGTTTTTAATTGGCACCAACACAGCTGAATGCCACCCCATTATTTTCAATAGACTGGAGAAGTACCGTAAAAAGAATCGCAAAGTCAAAATGATTGTGGTCGATCCGCGCCGTACACCAACCGCAGAAGCTGCAGACTTACATTTAGCGATTCGCCCCGGAACAGATATTGACTTGTTAAACGGGATTGCTCATTTGTTGATGCGTTGGGGCTATATCGATCCTGGATTTATTGAGGATTGTACCAGTAACTTTCCTTTATATGCAGAAGTGATTCGCCATTATTCCCCAGAAATCGTTGCTCATCAATGCGGGATTAGTGTTGAAGATTTAGAAACAGCAGCGCGTTACTGGGGTGACTCTCAGCGAGTTCTGTCTTTGTGGTCAATGGGTGTAAACCAATCCTCTGAAGGAACGGCTAAGGTTAGAACAATTATTAACCTCCACTTGATGACCGGGCAAATTGGTAAGCCTGGAGCGGGACCATTTTCTCTGACAGGTCAACCCAATGCAATGGGGGGGCGCGAGGCGGGAGGTTTAGCGCACTTATTACCTGGTTACCGATTGGTGAAAAATCCCCAGCACCGAGCAGAAGTCGAGGAACTGTGGGGACTCCCATCAGGACGAATTTCTCCCACACCTGGTTTAACGGCTTGGGATATGATAACCGGACTGGAAAATGGTGTTGTAGGGCTTTTGTGGATTGCTGCTACCAATCCTGCTGTGAGTATGCCAGATTTAGAGCGTACTAAAGCGGCGTTGTTGCGATCGCCTTTTACTGTTTACCAGGACGCTTATTATCCAACAGAAACAGCAGCTTATGCTCATGTCTTGTTACCAGCTGCTCAGTGGAGCGAGAAAACTGGTGTCATGACCAATTCCGAAAGAAGAGTCACTTTATGTCCGGCATTTCGTCAGCCACCGGGAGAAGCCAAAGCAGATTGGGAAATTTTTGCCGAAGTTGGACGCAGGCTGGGCTATGTGAAAGAGTTTGCTTTTGCTAACTCAAGTGAAGTTTACTCTGAGTTTGTCAAATTGACTCGCAATCGCCCTTGTGATATGACAGCTATCAGTCACGAACGGCTTCGAGCACAGGGTCCACTTCAATGGCCATGTACCAGTACTAACCCTACTCCCTCTAAAAGGCTCTACACCGATTTACGTTTTCCTACCCCAGATGGACGTGCCCGATTTGCAGCATACCACTCGCGAGGATTGGCTGAACCCCCAGATCCCAATTATCCTTTCGTGCTGACAACTGGAAGGCTTTACGGACACTGGCATACCCAAACGCGTACAGGTCGGATTGAAAAAACCCGTCAAATGCATCCCGAACCGTTCATTGAAATCCATCCCCGTGATGCAGCAACTCTCAACGTGGACGATAATCAATGTGTGGAAGTGCGATCGCGTCGTGGCAAAGCGAAGTTTCCAGTCAAAGTCACTCGTGCGATCGCACCCGGTACAGTGTTTGTTCCCATGCACTGGGGGGCTTTGTGGGCAGATAATGCTGAAGCCAATGCTCTAACTCACCCAGAATCCTGTCCCGACTCCTTACAACCAGAATTAAAAGCTTGTGCAGTACAGATTGTTCCTGTAACTGTCGATCTAACAGTCGCTAATTATCAACTGCAGCCATCGCGTCAATCTGCAAACTTCTAA
- a CDS encoding helix-turn-helix domain-containing protein, whose product MSANKVIRWKLNEVMARKRVRNKDLAEALGITENSVYRLRKVDEMPRLAPERLNGICRVLNCQPGELLEYVPDNGNDKVVSIVEVA is encoded by the coding sequence ATGTCCGCAAATAAAGTGATTCGTTGGAAATTAAATGAGGTGATGGCGCGAAAGCGTGTCAGGAACAAAGATTTAGCTGAAGCGTTAGGTATCACTGAAAATTCTGTTTACAGATTGCGTAAGGTTGATGAAATGCCAAGATTGGCTCCTGAAAGGCTGAATGGAATTTGTAGAGTATTAAACTGCCAGCCCGGAGAACTGTTGGAGTATGTACCCGATAATGGCAATGATAAAGTTGTTTCCATTGTGGAAGTGGCATGA
- a CDS encoding DJ-1/PfpI family protein, whose amino-acid sequence MAAKKLLMLVGDYVEDYEVMVPFQALQMVGHTVHAVCPDKKAGETVRTAVHDFEGDQTYSEKPGHNFTLNATFAEVDPNSYDALLVPGGRAPEYIRLNSRAIAITRHFAEANKPIAAICHGLQLLAAADVLQGKSCTAYPACSPDVRLAGGTYVNVPVDEVVVDGNLVTAPAWPAHPRWLAAFLKVLGTKVEHLELVSVD is encoded by the coding sequence ATGGCAGCCAAAAAACTTCTGATGCTAGTGGGAGACTATGTAGAAGACTACGAGGTAATGGTTCCCTTCCAAGCGTTGCAAATGGTGGGACATACGGTTCATGCGGTTTGCCCTGACAAAAAAGCTGGTGAGACAGTCAGGACAGCTGTCCACGATTTTGAAGGGGACCAGACATACAGTGAAAAGCCCGGTCATAACTTTACCTTAAATGCCACTTTTGCAGAAGTAGACCCCAACAGTTATGATGCCCTACTCGTTCCTGGAGGGCGAGCACCAGAGTATATTCGCCTGAATTCCAGAGCGATCGCCATCACCCGTCACTTTGCTGAAGCAAATAAGCCGATTGCTGCCATCTGTCACGGTCTGCAGTTATTGGCTGCTGCTGATGTTCTACAAGGTAAGAGTTGTACTGCTTACCCAGCTTGTAGCCCGGATGTACGTCTTGCTGGTGGGACTTATGTAAATGTTCCAGTTGATGAAGTGGTTGTTGATGGTAATTTAGTCACAGCGCCAGCTTGGCCGGCTCATCCTCGTTGGTTAGCCGCATTTCTCAAGGTTTTGGGCACTAAAGTAGAGCATCTAGAACTGGTATCTGTCGATTAG
- a CDS encoding ankyrin repeat domain-containing protein translates to MRKFVAAIKSGDVTKLRQLIASDRTSIKEASGTILLSEAVRENNIKIVRLLIELGAEVNDEDRVIYDCETPLAVAASQGNLEILKLLLNAGAVVNIPLKDPESWTPLMCAVSSRNFDAVKLLVEAGADVNEIRDGGNFSLAIAAYFGDREIFDYLAPLTNPELRQQIEK, encoded by the coding sequence ATGCGTAAGTTTGTAGCAGCTATAAAATCCGGTGATGTCACTAAATTACGTCAACTCATAGCCAGTGATAGAACTAGCATCAAAGAAGCAAGCGGAACAATACTTTTAAGTGAAGCTGTCCGCGAGAATAATATAAAAATTGTTCGCTTATTAATTGAGTTAGGGGCTGAAGTCAATGATGAAGATCGGGTAATTTATGATTGTGAGACGCCTTTAGCCGTAGCAGCTTCTCAAGGAAATTTGGAGATACTTAAATTACTTCTTAATGCAGGTGCAGTTGTAAATATTCCCTTAAAAGACCCTGAATCTTGGACGCCACTCATGTGCGCTGTTAGCAGTCGAAATTTTGACGCTGTCAAACTCCTGGTAGAAGCGGGTGCAGATGTGAATGAAATCAGAGATGGTGGAAACTTCTCTTTGGCAATAGCCGCGTACTTTGGAGATCGAGAAATTTTTGATTATTTAGCTCCTTTAACAAATCCAGAATTACGACAGCAGATCGAAAAATAG
- a CDS encoding phosphate-starvation-inducible PsiE family protein codes for MKRAIKRIKEALRDESFMHFIEDIEVLVSKVLSLLMVLVILVAIGDLVVFLVKELFDTPYGKFNTTLFKIFGLFLNILIALEILENITAYLRKHVFQVELVIVTSLIAVSRKIIILDLEKVTGIDIIGLGIAVLALSISYLIIRSSNKQKN; via the coding sequence ATGAAGAGAGCGATTAAACGAATCAAAGAAGCCTTAAGAGATGAGAGCTTTATGCACTTCATTGAAGATATAGAAGTGCTAGTTTCCAAAGTTCTATCTCTTTTGATGGTGTTAGTTATTCTGGTAGCAATTGGAGACCTGGTAGTCTTTCTTGTCAAAGAACTATTTGATACTCCTTACGGAAAGTTTAATACTACATTATTTAAAATATTTGGTTTATTTTTAAATATTTTAATTGCTTTAGAAATCTTAGAAAATATCACTGCTTATCTTCGGAAGCACGTTTTTCAGGTTGAATTAGTTATTGTAACTTCTTTAATTGCTGTTTCTCGTAAGATTATCATTCTCGATTTAGAAAAAGTTACGGGTATCGATATTATAGGTTTGGGAATTGCCGTTCTAGCTTTATCTATCAGTTATTTGATAATTCGTTCTAGCAACAAGCAGAAAAATTAA
- a CDS encoding nitrate ABC transporter ATP-binding protein (This model describes the ATP binding subunits of ATP-binding cassette (ABC) transporters for nitrate transport, or for bicarbonate transport, in bacteria and archaea.) yields the protein MQSLNRIQTESHTLKTQKPEPFLVIEGVTKIYPTANGPYTVLDGIDFTVNEGEFICIIGHSGCGKSTLLNMISGFNQPTDGVVLLQNQPITEPGPDRMMVFQNYCLLPWLNVFDNVYLAVDSVYPKKTDAEKRAIVKEHLAMVGLSEAAQKKPGQISGGMKQRVAIARALSIRPKVLILDEPFGALDAITREELQEELLKIWRDHRVTILMITHDIDEALFMADRLVMMTNGPSARIGEILDIPFARPRNRTRIMENPKFYELRNYALDFLYNKFARDNAAE from the coding sequence ATGCAATCTCTAAACAGAATTCAAACTGAAAGTCATACACTCAAAACACAAAAACCAGAACCTTTTCTGGTTATTGAGGGTGTCACTAAAATTTACCCCACCGCCAATGGTCCTTACACTGTATTAGATGGAATTGACTTCACTGTCAATGAAGGGGAATTTATCTGTATTATCGGTCATTCTGGTTGTGGTAAATCAACACTGCTGAATATGATTTCTGGTTTTAATCAACCTACTGATGGAGTCGTGTTACTACAAAATCAGCCCATTACAGAACCAGGACCGGATCGGATGATGGTTTTCCAAAATTACTGTCTTCTACCTTGGTTGAATGTTTTTGATAACGTCTATCTAGCGGTTGATTCAGTTTATCCTAAAAAAACTGATGCAGAAAAAAGAGCAATTGTCAAAGAACATTTGGCAATGGTGGGACTTTCAGAAGCTGCACAAAAGAAACCCGGTCAAATCTCAGGCGGAATGAAACAAAGGGTGGCGATCGCTCGTGCTCTCTCGATCCGTCCTAAAGTTTTGATTTTGGATGAACCTTTTGGTGCATTGGATGCTATTACCAGGGAAGAACTGCAAGAAGAACTGCTGAAAATTTGGCGCGACCATCGGGTCACTATTTTGATGATTACTCATGACATTGATGAAGCTTTATTTATGGCAGATCGTCTGGTAATGATGACAAACGGTCCATCAGCGAGAATTGGTGAAATTTTAGATATTCCCTTTGCTCGACCCCGAAATCGTACCCGAATCATGGAAAATCCTAAATTCTACGAACTGAGAAACTACGCTCTGGACTTTTTGTATAACAAATTTGCTCGCGATAATGCAGCCGAATGA
- a CDS encoding PrsW family glutamic-type intramembrane protease — MTGKNARQKAILRQVTGKGAAFVSEVQHALLPTQEVVIGRDPSCQLVLDAMMYRMVSRRHAVVRPLPSSPDAESSWVICDLNSANGTYLNGQRLQGCQQLMSGDRITLGPDGPEFFFEYELNYQTTVVFQTSASPLPPANQHQSPTTHYNPGPPPGQDYLSFTQLFPIISTGKDLTRKAYLIPGIITVVFVVLMFATVGQPNNMNQKVVATYIAFVAYYFIYQLCGKQKPWWVLMISALTTAQILGYPLKSLGTPVLDLFIFVFRNILPGNLPTEQESVTFTELLVRMFFGAGLMEELLKAIPIFGAYFIGKFLPSPWRERVGVSEPLDGILLGTASAVGFTMTETLRQYVPQITQTFLEESGQDAGQLVGLQLLIPRILGSVAGHMAYSGYFGYFIGLAVLKPSKSWQILLVGYLTASGLHALWNATGVLNGFLLVVVGVLSYAFLMAAILKARALSPTRSQNFATRFLGK; from the coding sequence ATGACAGGAAAAAACGCAAGACAGAAAGCAATTCTGCGGCAAGTGACTGGCAAAGGAGCTGCTTTTGTGTCAGAAGTTCAACACGCGCTACTTCCTACCCAAGAAGTAGTCATTGGACGAGACCCAAGTTGCCAGCTTGTTCTAGACGCCATGATGTATCGCATGGTATCTCGTCGCCATGCAGTTGTTCGTCCTCTCCCTTCATCGCCAGACGCAGAATCTAGCTGGGTAATCTGTGATTTAAATAGTGCTAATGGGACTTATCTCAACGGACAACGGTTACAAGGTTGCCAGCAATTGATGTCAGGAGACCGCATCACTCTGGGTCCAGATGGTCCAGAATTCTTTTTTGAGTACGAGCTTAACTACCAAACTACAGTCGTTTTTCAAACAAGTGCAAGCCCGCTTCCTCCTGCCAATCAGCACCAATCACCGACAACTCATTACAATCCCGGTCCCCCACCGGGCCAAGATTATCTGAGTTTCACGCAACTGTTTCCCATTATTTCTACTGGTAAAGATCTCACTCGTAAAGCTTACCTCATACCGGGAATCATCACGGTGGTATTTGTGGTATTGATGTTTGCGACTGTAGGTCAGCCAAACAATATGAACCAAAAAGTTGTGGCAACTTACATAGCTTTTGTTGCCTACTACTTTATTTACCAGTTGTGTGGTAAGCAAAAGCCTTGGTGGGTGCTGATGATTTCAGCATTAACGACCGCACAAATTTTGGGGTATCCCTTGAAGAGTTTGGGAACTCCCGTATTAGATTTATTTATATTTGTATTTCGCAATATTTTACCCGGTAATCTGCCAACAGAACAAGAATCTGTCACCTTTACGGAATTGCTAGTACGAATGTTTTTTGGTGCTGGCTTGATGGAAGAATTGCTGAAAGCAATCCCTATTTTTGGAGCGTATTTTATCGGCAAATTTTTACCATCGCCATGGCGCGAACGTGTAGGTGTTTCGGAACCTCTTGATGGAATTTTACTGGGAACAGCTTCAGCCGTCGGTTTCACAATGACAGAAACCCTCAGGCAATACGTGCCTCAAATTACTCAAACCTTCCTAGAAGAATCAGGACAAGATGCAGGTCAACTCGTAGGGTTACAACTGCTGATTCCCCGAATCTTGGGTTCTGTCGCCGGACACATGGCTTATAGCGGTTATTTTGGATACTTTATTGGTTTGGCAGTTCTCAAACCCTCTAAAAGTTGGCAAATACTACTCGTTGGTTATTTGACCGCATCTGGATTGCACGCATTATGGAACGCAACGGGCGTGCTTAATGGCTTTTTATTAGTGGTTGTTGGGGTGCTGTCTTATGCATTCTTGATGGCAGCAATTCTTAAAGCTCGCGCACTTTCACCAACTCGATCGCAAAACTTTGCTACACGTTTTCTCGGAAAGTAA
- a CDS encoding NarK family nitrate/nitrite MFS transporter translates to MLKGLFSFQGRYRILHQTWFAFFLTFVCWFNFAPFATTIGKELHLAPEQIKTLGICNLALTIPARIIIGMLLDRFGPKITYTLLLMFAAVPCLATALSQNFHHLVISRLLMGIVGAGFVVGIRMVSEWFPPKEIGIAQGIYGGWGNFGAFGAEFSLPLIAVAASFMTGGASNWRFAIALTGIVAAIYGAIYYNSVQDTPPGKVYKTPKKNGALEVTSVKSFWAMILSNFGLIFALGLLAWRLTQKNIHFFNPSQMYLIWVLLGGLFAYQTYKAWQVNKELLAGKKTYAPSERYHFGQVALLEFTYVTNFGSELAAVSMLPAFFEKTFGLEHVIAGMIAASYPFLNLISRPSGGLISDKLGSRKWTMTVISVGIAIGYLMAHSINSSWPLPLAIAATMFAAYFAQAGCGATYGIVPLIKKEATGQIAGNVGAYGNFGGVVYLTIYSLTNPTTLFATMGIAAMICACLCAFFLKEPKGSFAGAYEGESPAQETQNIARNSGILAEE, encoded by the coding sequence ATGCTAAAAGGATTATTTTCGTTTCAAGGTCGCTACCGCATTCTGCATCAAACTTGGTTTGCGTTCTTTCTAACTTTTGTTTGCTGGTTTAACTTTGCTCCCTTTGCTACAACTATTGGGAAGGAACTTCATCTTGCACCAGAGCAAATTAAAACGTTGGGTATTTGCAACCTTGCTCTGACGATTCCAGCACGCATTATTATTGGTATGCTTCTGGATCGTTTTGGTCCTAAAATTACCTACACATTGCTGCTAATGTTTGCGGCTGTTCCTTGTCTTGCAACAGCACTGTCACAGAATTTTCACCATCTCGTTATCAGCCGCCTGCTGATGGGTATTGTCGGTGCGGGCTTTGTGGTTGGTATTCGGATGGTATCGGAATGGTTCCCTCCTAAAGAGATTGGAATTGCTCAAGGTATTTATGGTGGTTGGGGTAACTTTGGGGCTTTTGGAGCGGAGTTTAGCTTACCTCTGATTGCTGTTGCTGCTAGCTTTATGACTGGTGGAGCTTCTAACTGGCGGTTTGCGATCGCCCTAACAGGTATCGTCGCTGCTATTTATGGCGCAATCTACTACAACAGCGTCCAAGATACGCCTCCCGGTAAAGTCTATAAGACTCCTAAGAAAAATGGTGCTCTAGAAGTAACTAGTGTTAAAAGCTTCTGGGCGATGATTCTCTCGAATTTTGGTTTAATTTTTGCCCTAGGTTTACTTGCTTGGCGTTTGACACAAAAAAATATTCACTTTTTCAATCCAAGCCAAATGTACTTAATTTGGGTACTGTTAGGTGGCTTGTTTGCGTACCAAACATACAAAGCTTGGCAAGTGAATAAAGAACTGCTTGCTGGTAAGAAAACTTACGCTCCTTCAGAAAGGTATCATTTTGGTCAAGTCGCTTTACTGGAATTTACTTACGTCACTAACTTTGGTTCGGAACTTGCTGCTGTCTCCATGCTCCCTGCATTTTTTGAGAAAACCTTTGGTTTAGAGCATGTGATTGCTGGAATGATAGCTGCTAGCTATCCCTTCTTAAACCTAATTTCTCGTCCTAGTGGAGGATTAATTTCTGATAAGTTAGGCTCTCGCAAATGGACGATGACTGTTATCAGTGTTGGGATTGCTATAGGATATTTGATGGCGCACTCTATCAACAGCAGTTGGCCTTTACCACTTGCGATCGCAGCTACTATGTTTGCTGCATATTTTGCCCAAGCTGGCTGCGGTGCAACTTACGGTATTGTACCTTTGATTAAAAAAGAAGCCACGGGACAAATTGCAGGCAATGTAGGAGCATACGGTAATTTTGGTGGCGTAGTTTATCTCACAATTTACAGCTTGACCAACCCAACAACACTATTTGCCACAATGGGTATAGCAGCTATGATTTGTGCTTGTCTGTGTGCTTTCTTCTTAAAAGAACCAAAAGGCTCTTTTGCTGGTGCTTATGAAGGAGAATCTCCAGCACAAGAAACTCAAAATATTGCCCGTAATTCCGGAATTTTAGCAGAAGAATAA